The following proteins are co-located in the Acipenser ruthenus chromosome 35, fAciRut3.2 maternal haplotype, whole genome shotgun sequence genome:
- the LOC117971847 gene encoding HCLS1-associated protein X-1-like, with protein MTMVMMMMKRRRMTVDSTGSSAEGGGGRRDNPDGMRFHDRLGIEELLRGVDDLFRGAWGSELPSRHREHPSIGPPDSEAHSQGGASLRDSMLKHPDSTPAPGGGTPAPRTPPGDDSPLQKYEDRWRGFDPRHEADSMKEDKDLDSQVSSEGLDTILKPKMKSFFKSVSVMKIVGPDGAVEERRTVRDSQGNEETTVTRTRTDQRDGEREGASAQFTDTLPDSCLQDDFSVFSKIFRGFFTGR; from the exons ATGacgatggtgatgatgatgatgaagaggaggaggatgacgGTGGATTCGACCGGTTCTTCAgcggaggggggaggggggagaaggGATAATCCCGACGGGATGCGCTTCCACGACAGACTCGGGATCGAGGAGCTTCTCCGGGGAGTGGATGACCTGTTCAGAGGGGCGTGGGGCTCGGAGCTTCCCTCCCGACACCGCG agCACCCCAGTATTGGACCCCCGGATTCTGAGGCGCACAGTCAGGGGGGCGCTTCTCTCCGGGACTCGATGCTCAAACACCCCGACAGCACCCCCGCTCCGGGAGGGGGTACCCCTGCCCCCCGCACCCCTCCCGGGGACGACTCCCCTCTCCAGAAG TACGAGGACAGGTGGAGAGGGTTCGATCCGAGACACGAGGCGGACTCCATGAAGGAGGACAAGG ATCTCGATTCCCAGGTATCTTCAGAAGGTCTCGACACGATCCTCAAGCCCAAGATGAAATCCTTCTTCAAGAGCGTCTCTGTGATGAAGATCGTGGGTCCTGATGGG GCGGTGGAGGAGAGGCGCACAGTGAGAGACAGCCAGGGGAACGAAGAGACCACAGTGACTCGGACCCGGACAGACCAgcgagacggagagcgagagg GTGCCTCGGCGCAGTTCACGGACACGCTGCCAGACTCCTGCCTGCAAGACGATTTCTCCGTCTTTTCAAAAATTTTCAGAGGATTTTTCACCGGCCGATGA
- the LOC131705172 gene encoding aquaporin-10-like, with product CLFSLQLFGCAAAAQVKTTNEVKGQYLSVNLAFAVGVVSAVYISRGVSGAHLNPAVSLSFCVLGRFQWKRLPFYTLFQIMGAFAASGTVFIQYYDAIMQYSGGNLTVTGPLETASIFATYPSEYLSFSNAFVDQVIGTAALLLCILPLDDSRNSPAPEGLQPLLVGFVVLGIGMAMSSNCGGAINPARDLGPRLFTLAAGWGPEVFTAFENWWWIPVVAPLIGGVTGASLYQLFIEFHHEDPETDQPEAKTRENGASQTSKF from the exons tgTCTGTTTTCCCTTCAGTTGTTTGGTTGTGCGGCAGCAGCGCAGGTCAAGACCACCAACGAGGTGAAGGGTCAGTACCTCTCCGTCAACCTGGCGTTCGCTGTGGGCGTCGTCTCCGCCGTCTACATCTCCCGAGGAGTCTCCG GAGCGCACCTGAACCCTGCCGTCTCTCTCAGCTTctgtgtgctggggaggttccagtgGAAACGGTTGCCTTTTTACACCCTCTTCCAAATCATGGGGGCCTTCGCGGCGTCCGGAACGGTCTTCATTCAATACTACG ACGCCATCATGCAGTACAGCGGGGGCAACCTCACAGTCACTGGGCCCTTAGAGACGGCCTCTATCTTCGCTACCTACCCCAGTGAATATCTCTCGTTTTCAAATGCGTTCGTGGACCAG GTGATCGGCACAGCCGCCCTGCTCCTGTGCATCCTCCCCCTGGATGATTCCCGGAACAGCCCGGCTCCCGAGGGTCTGCAGCCCCTGCTGGTCGGCTTCGTGGTCCTGGGGATTGGCATGGCCATGAGCTCCAACTGCGGGGGGGCCATCAACCCCGCCAGGGACCTGGGGCCCCGCCTGTTCACCCTGGCAGCGGGCTGGGGCCCCGAAGTCTTCAC GGCGTTTGAGAACTGGTGGTGGATTCCCGTTGTGGCCCCTCTGATCGGTGGAGTGACGGGGGCTTCACTGTATCAGCTTTTCATTGAGTTTCATCACGAGGACCCGGAGACAGACCAGCCCGAGGCGAAGACGCGAGAGAACGGGGCGTCCCAAACCAGCAAGTTTTGA